The DNA sequence GCCTTTAGCTCCCAAGCACTCATAGAAAGCAATATTGGGTTTGTATGCTACACAGTAATCTGCTGTTGCATCAATGATTTGCTTGTTGAACTCAAAGATAGGATCTTTTGTATCCAGCAGGTGTGGAGGTATTTTGCTCAGGTCGGTATCCAATCCAACACAAAGAAAGCTTTCCTTTTTCTTGATCTGCTCAAACAGTTCTTTTCTAGTCATTTTTCGGCGTAGTTTATCATGAGTATTGCCATGAACAGTACAGAATACCTGCAGCAATACGGCTGTATGTCTAAATTGCCTGCAAATTTAGGGGATGAGGGGCAGTAAAAGAAGGAACCTAAAGGAGTTCTTTGCTAGGATCCCAGAATTTGCTTTGAAAATCAACAACTTTATCGTCCTTTATCTCGATTCCTTCAGCTTCAAGTAACTGTTGCATCATGTCAGGTTCTGAAAAATGTGCCTTGCCTGAAAGCAAACCATTCCTGTTAACGACCCTGTGAGCGGGTACGCCTTTCTCCGAAAATGCTTGATTCATAGCCCAACCTACCATTCGGGCACTTCCGGTTCTGCCTAGGTATTTGGCAATAGCCCCATAAGATGTGACACGACCTTCTGGAATTAGTTTCGTGACTTCATATACATCGTTGAAAAAATTTTCTTTATTCATTTTATCAGTCAAATCTGAGTGGAACCAAGAGTGAAATTCTTCCTTGAAGAACCATGTCATTGTTGTCAGGGTCTCCAAGTTCCGACATGTTGTCTAAGTAGTCTGTGAGTGGGTTTAACAATCCGATTTTTCCGCTGATTCCAAATCCATTTTTCAGAAAGTAAATAGCACCTAAACCAGTAGGGAGGTAGATGGTTCTGTCGTCAAGACTTTCGCCATCTGCTCTGCTGTCACTGATGTTTTCAAACTCCAATAACTTATTACCCTCTTCGTCTTTCAGGGTAAACCTCATAAACCCAACTCCTTGATAGAGATACACCTTCCATCGTTTTGTTTGGACAAAATTAAGGTTTCCTTCTGCATGGACGCCCCAGAAGGAAGACTCTACAAACCGTAACGGGTTCTTGTCAGGGTCTGGAGAAATATAAGTTGTGGATTGTGCTTGGATTTTGCCAAACATACCTTCAACGGATAAGTTTATGCGCTTTTCCCAATTGAAACGTAATCCTGTATGGAATGAGGGAGCCCATTTGTCAAATGAGCTGTTCAGGTCGCCTTTATAGCTATTGGACCCAATACCAATTTCCAACATTCTGACAGGGTATTGGGCGCTAGCATTGACTGAAAAAAGTAGCAGTAATGCACCCACCAGCGGGATTGTTTTAAAGGACATATAGAGCACTATA is a window from the Limibacter armeniacum genome containing:
- a CDS encoding MGMT family protein: MNKENFFNDVYEVTKLIPEGRVTSYGAIAKYLGRTGSARMVGWAMNQAFSEKGVPAHRVVNRNGLLSGKAHFSEPDMMQQLLEAEGIEIKDDKVVDFQSKFWDPSKELL
- a CDS encoding outer membrane beta-barrel protein; translation: MSFKTIPLVGALLLLFSVNASAQYPVRMLEIGIGSNSYKGDLNSSFDKWAPSFHTGLRFNWEKRINLSVEGMFGKIQAQSTTYISPDPDKNPLRFVESSFWGVHAEGNLNFVQTKRWKVYLYQGVGFMRFTLKDEEGNKLLEFENISDSRADGESLDDRTIYLPTGLGAIYFLKNGFGISGKIGLLNPLTDYLDNMSELGDPDNNDMVLQGRISLLVPLRFD